The DNA sequence TTTTGAAGAGATACCTTGAAAGAATTGTACTGTTCTTTTATAAAATTAAAGAAGAAAAAAGGAAGAAAAGATGATAAGTGCAAACACAAAGGTATATGGTATTGTAGGAAATCCTATATCTCACAGTCTTTCCCCACTATTACAAAATGCTCTAGCAAAGGAAATGAACATAGACATGAAGTATGTAGCATTTCATGTAAATGAAAATATTAAAGAGGCAATAAAAGGAGCATTTTTCCTAGGTATACAGGGCTTTAATGTGACTATCCCTTTTAAAAAGGATATGTTGGAGATCGTGAGTGAGATTGATGACAGAGCCAAAAACATTGGTGCAATAAATACACTAATAAGAGTTGCAAATGGGTATAAGGGTTATAATACCGATATTCTGGGACTTGGAATGAGCCTTGAAAATAATAGATTTAATATAAAAGATAAGAATATAATTCTTTTAGGAGCAGGAGGTGCTGCAAAAGCAGCTCTATATCTTGCAATAGAAAAGAGTGCCAAGTCTATCACTATTATCAATAGAAATAAGAAAAAAGCAGATGAATTGAGAGCAGAAGTTGACTTTAGTGATATATCTACCATTTCTTTGGAGGAGCTAAAGGCTGATATAAATTTGTTGGAGTATGATAATTATTTTGTATTTCAAACTACAAATGTCGGAATGCATCCAAATATAGAGGATTGTATAATAGATAATGAGAATTTCTATAAAAAATGTGAAGCAGGTATTGATCTTATATATACTCCTTTTGAAACAGAGTTTATAAAGAATATGAAGAAAAATAATAAAGACTGTATCAATGGATTGGATATGCTTATATTACAGGGGGTAGCAAGTTTTGAAATATGGAATGGAGTAAAGATTGATAAAGATATAATTGATAAAGTGAAATTGTTATTGGTAGAAGAGCTAAGAGAGAGAATGCAATGAAAATTTTAGTAATAAATGGTGTGAATATGAATTTCCTTGGAATAAGAAATAAGGAAGTCTATGGAAACAAGGGCTATAATTATCTTTTGGAAATGATTGAGAATAAAGCAAAAGAGCTTGGAGTAGAGGTGGAATGCTTTCAAAGTAATCATGAAGGATATATAGTTGATAAGTTGCAGGAAGCATACTTTGAAAAGCCGGTTGGAATAGTGATAAATCCGGCAGCTTTTACTCATACAAGTGTGGCTATAAGAGATGCTCTGGAGAGCCTTGAATGTATAAAGGTAGAGGTGCATATATCAAATATTTCAGATAGAGAAGAGTTTAGACACAAATCACTTACACAGCCGGTATGCACAGGTCAAATTGCAGGACTTGGATTACATGGATATACTTTGGCAATGGAGTATATAATAGAACAAACAAAGTCTTGATTTGATATCAAAATTGTTATAAAATAGTTCAAGTATCGCATGAAAGTTTTAGGAGGAAATATTAATGATTTCAGCAGGTGATTTTAAAAATGGTTTGACATTAGAGATTGAGGAAGGTCAGGTTTTTCAGATTCTTGAGTTCCAGCATGTTAAGCCAGGAAAGGGAGCTGCATTCGTTCGTACAAAAATCAAGAATGTAATTACAGGTAGCGTTGTTGAAAGAACTTTCCGACCTACTGAGAAATTCCCACAGGCAAGAATAGATAGAGCAGATATGCAGTATTTATATTCAGACGGAGATATGTTCAACTTTATGAATGTTGAGACATATGATCAGATCGCACTCAATGCAGAAAAGGTTGGAGATGCATTGAAGTTTGTAAAAGAGAATGAGATGGTTAAGATATGTTCATTTAATGGCAATGTATTCTCTGTAGAGCCACCTTTATTTGTAGAGTTGGAAATTACAGATACAGAGCCGGGATTTGCAGGAAATACAGCACAGGGTGCTACAAAGCCGGCAACAGTGGAAACAGGGGCAGTTGTATATGTTCCACTATTTGTAAATCTTGGTGATAAGATCAAGATTGATACAAGATCAGGCGAGTATTTATCTAGAGTTTAAAAATTCGAATGTTTGGCGGTCATCCTGACCGTCATTTTTTGTAACAGACTTTAAATTTATTCGATAAAATATAGAATGGAGATATATGAAAACAATTATAGAATTGATTTCTGATGAATTAAAATCCGCTTTTGTAAAATTGTCATATGATGAAAAATATGGCAAAGCCAATTTGTCTAATAGACCGGATTTATGTGAATATCAATGCAATGGAGCAATGGCAGCAGCAAAGGAATATAAGAAAAAACCTATCGATATTGCAAATGAAGTTGTAGATCTTCTAAAGGCGAGTGAGAGCTTTGAAAAAATAGAAGCTATTATGCCGGGATTTATAAATATAAATATAAGCAATGCTTTTATTGAAAAATATATCATAGATATGTCAAATTCACAGAAGTATGGTATAGAGCTTGATAATCCGACTAAGAAAATAATAATTGATTATGGTGGTGCAAATGTTGCAAAGCCGCTTCATATAGGACATTTGCGTTCAGCAATCATAGGTGAGAGTCTAAAAAGAATGGGAAGATTCTTTGGAAATGAAGTAATATCGGATGTACATCTGGGAGACTGGGGCTTACAGATGGGACTTATAATAGAAGAACTTAGAGAGAGAAAGCCTGATCTGGCATATTTTAAGAAAGACTATGACGGAGAGTTTCCAAATGAGGCTCCATTTAGCTTAAATGATCTTGAAGAAATATATCCTGCGGCTTCTCAAAAATCAAAGACAGATGAAACTTTCAAACAGAGAGCACAGGAAGCTACTTTGGAACTTCAAAGAGGATATAGACCATATAGAGAGATATGGAAACATATAATAGATGTATCTGTAGAGGATCTAAAGAAGAACTACTCTAAATTACTTGTAGACTTTGACCTCTGGAAGGGAGAATCTGATGCAGATCCTTATATACCGGATTTAATAAAGGATCTGGAGGAGAGGAAAATTGCGAGAGTATCAGAGGGTGCATTGGTGGTAGATATAGCTATGGAGGGTGATAAAAAGGAATTACCTCCATGCATTATAAGAAAATCAGATGGTGCTGCACTCTATGCAACCTCAGATCTTGGTACTTTGGTAGAAAGAGAGAAACTATATTCACCTGATGAATATATTTATATTGCAGATAAGAGACAGGAACTTCATTATACACAGTTCTTTAGAGTTGCTAGAATAGCAGATATTGTTCCGGCATCACATGAGCTTAAGTATATAGGTTTTGGCACAATAAATGGAAAAGATGGTAAGCCGCTAAAGACCAGAGATGGCGGAGTAGTTCGTCTTGAAACTGTAATAAAAGATATTGAGGATGCGGTATTTTCAAAGATAAAGGAATCTAGAGATGTATCTGATGAAGAAGCAAGAAGTACTGCAAAGATTGTAGGAATTGCCGCTATTAAATATGCAGATCTAAGCAATCAGGCAGCTAAGGACTATATATTTGATATAGATAGATTCACCTCATTTGAAGGAAATACAGGACCATATATTCTTTATACAATAGTAAGAATAAAGTCTATTTTGGAAAAGTATTATGAGAGCAGCTCACAAAAGCTTGACTTTGATGATTTGACAGTACCAAAAGAAGATATACATAAAAAACTTTATATGGAATTATCTCAATATAATGAAGTTATGAAATCTGCCTGGAGTGAGTTGGCACCACATAAAATATGTCAGTTCATTTATTCGGTTTCAAATACATTTAATTCATTCTATCATGAGATAAAAATTCTATCAGAAAGTGATGAAACAAAAAGAAGGGGTTACTTGGCAACCATACTTCTCACAAAAAATATATTGGAATCTGCGATAAGCTTACTTGGAATAGAAGCACCGGATAAAATGTAAAATTTGCTCCTACTAAATCATGTATTTAGTAGGAGTTTTTTATAAAAAAATAATTTTTAAGATATTATTTTTATTTAGATTGAAATTATGTATAAAAGATTATAGACTTAATATAGCATATTAAAGCAGATATAAAGATTTATATTACATATTATTCTGTAAAAGATACATTTTATCCTGGTCGTAAGAGAATGTATTCAAAAAAATGCAATATAAATTTTGAAAATCTTCTTTAAGTTTGTACAAATATGGTATAATAGAAAGAAATGTAGGTGAAAAGATGCTTTAAATAGCAGTATACCAAATGACTAAGAATTTTCTTGTTTCTTGGTTTATTTGTGTTTTTCCGGATTATGTAGTGCTTCAAGAATAGTCCGACATTTGACAATATTATTGACATTATTAAACACAATAGCTGCACTATTTTTACGTTTATTTGCCTAGACAGAAGAGGAGAAAAATATGGGATTAGCTACATTTATTGGTGGTGTACATCCTTTTGAGGGCAAAGAGCTTTCAATGGAACACCCTATAACAGTGCTACAACCAAAGGGTGTTGAAATGGTATTTCCACTAAGCCAGCATATTGGAGCACCTGCAAAGCCTTTGGTAGCTGTTGGAGATGAAGTGCTAGTCGGACAAATCATTGCAGAGGCAGGTGGATTTATATCAGCCAATGTAGTAAGCTCAGTGTCCGGAAAAGTAAAAAAAATCGAACCACGAAGAGTTGCAAATGGTTCAATGGTGAATTCTATTATTATTGATGATGATAAGGAATATCGTGCCATAGAGGGGTTCGGAGAAAAAAGAGACTATACCAAGCTTTCAAAAGATGAGATTAGAAGTATTGTAAAAGCTGCAGGTATAGTAGGACTTGGTGGAGCCGGATTCCCTACACATGTAAAACTTTCGCCAAAGAATGAAAATGAGATTGACTACATTATTGTAAACGGTGCGGAGTGTGAGCCATACCTTACAAGCGACTATAGACTTATGTTGGAAGAGCCTGAGAAGATAGTCGGAGGGCTGAAGGTTATTTTACAGCTTTTCCCAAATGCTAAAGGTATCATTGGTATTGAGAACAATAAGCCAAAGGCAATAGAAAAATTAAAAGAACTTGTAAAAAATGAGCCAAAGATAGATGTTGTGGAATTGTATACCAAATATCCACAAGGTGGTGAGCGCTCACTCATTTTTGCATGTACAGGAAGAAAGTTAAACTCAAGTCTTTTGCCTGCAGATGTTGGTTGTATCGTTGACAACACAGATACCGTTATTTCTATTTATAATGCAGTAGTAGAGTCTAAACCTCTTATAAGAAGGATCGTAACCATTACAGGTGATGCAATCACCAATCCACAGAACTTTAAGATTAGAACCGGAGCTAATTACCAGGAACTTATTGAAGCTGCCGGTGGTTTTAAAAAGGAACCTAAGAAAGTACTTTCAGGTGGTCCTATGATGGGACAGGCATTGTTTACATTAGATATTCCTGTAACCAAGGCTTCATCTTCAATAACAACATTTACAGATGATGAAGTTGAGAATAATCCTGAAACACCATGTATCAAATGCGGAAGATGTGTTGATGTATGTCCAAGTTATCTCGTGCCGGTGCTTATGATGGATAAGGCATTGAATGATGATACAGAAGGATTTGAAAAACTTAACGGTATGGAATGCGTAGAATGTGGTTCTTGTGCCTTTGTATGTCCGGCAAAGAGACCGCTTACTCAAGGATTTAAATATATGCGACAGGCTGTAGCGGCAAAGAGAAGAGCTGAAGCAGCAAAGAAGGAGGGGAAATAATGGCAGGCAAATTTAATGTTTCATCATCTCCTCATGTAAGGGATAACTCATCCACATCGAATATAATGAAGGATGTTTGTATTGCAATGATTCCAACATTGGCTTTTGGATGTTTTCAATTTGGTCTATCTGCACTTATAGTTGTTATAGGTACAGTTCTTGCATGTGTACTTGCTGAATATTTATACGAAAAATTTATGAAAAAGCCTATAACTATAGGAGATTTTTCTGCAGTAGTTACAGGACTTATATTAGCCTTGAATATGCCACCGGAAATTCCGGTATGGATGCCTATACTTGGTGGAGTTTTTGCAATAATTGTTGTAAAGCAGCTTTATGGTGGTCTGGGACAAAACTTTATGAACCCGGCACTTGCTGCAAGATGTTTCTTGCTTATCTCATTTGCAGGAAGTATGACAAGATTTAGTTCGGTAGCAATGAAGTATGATTCATCATCAACACCTACACCACTTGCTTTTTTAAAGGCAAAGGGTATAACAGATGCACTTGGACAGTATGATCTTATGAATATGTTCCTTGGTAGAATACCGGGAACAATAGGTGAGGTTTCAACTATTGCGTTACTTATAGGTGCTGTTTATCTAGTTGTAAGAAAGGTTATATCACTTAGAATACCTCTCATATATATTGCAACAGTAGCTATATTTGTATTTGTATTTGGCGATCACAATCCTACGACTGTTTTATACCATATTTTTGGTGGTGGCCTTATTTTTGGTGCATTTTTTATGGCGACAGATTATGTTAGTAGTCCGGTAACAAAGATGGGACAAGTATATTTTGCAATATTTATAGGTATACTCACAGGTTTGTTTAGATTGTTTGGTGGTAATGCAGAGGGAGTTTCATATGCTATTATTATTGGTAATATAGTAGCTCCTCTATTAGAGAAGGCAACACTACCAAAGGCATTTGGAAGGGAGGCAAAGAAGGCATGAAAAAACAATCAGGATTTGTAAAAGATGCGATTATTTTATTTGCTATAACCCTTATTTCAGGTCTTGTACTGGGCTTTGTATATGATGTAACTAAGGCACCTATAGCAGCTGCGGCAAAAGCGGCAAAGAATGAGGCGTATGCAGTAGTTTTCCCGGAAGCTAAGGATTTTGCAGAGAACGAGTCTGAAACTGCAAAAATAGCAGAGACTGCAGAAGAAATTGCAGGCAAAGGCTTTGGGCATGTAAGTATTAATGAGGTTGTAGATGCAAAGGATGAAACCGGAAATGATGTTGGAAGAGTTATAACATCTACATCTAAGGATGGATACAATGGTACTGTACAGATTTCAGTAGGTATCAAATCAGATGGTACAGTAGTAGGAATAACTTTCCTTACTCTTGAAGAGACACCGGGGCTTGGTATGAGAGCAGGAGAAGAAAGCTTCTATGGTCAATATGCAAACAAAAACACAAAAGAATTTAAGCTTGTAAAGGGTGCAGCAGGTGCTGATGATGAGATAGCTGCAATAAGCGGTTCTACTATCACAAGTAATGCTGTTACAAATGCTGTAAATGCAGCACTTTACTTTAATTCAATATTGGAATAAGGAGGAAATATGAACAAGAATTTTGAGCGTTTATATAACGGTATAATCAAAGAAAATCCTACCTTTGTTCTGATGCTTGGTATGTGTCCTACACTTGCTGTTACAACATCTGTAGTGAATGCTATAGGTATGGGACTTTCTACAACAGCCGTTTTGATGTTTTCAAATTTAATTATTTCTGCAATGAGAAATATAATACCGGACAGAGTAAGAATTCCGGCATTTATAGTAATAGTTGCTTCACTGGTTACAGTGGTACAGCTTTTGATGGAGGGTTATACACCTGCACTTTATAAGTCGCTGGGTATCTATATTCCTTTGATAGTTGTTAACTGTATTATTCTTGGTAGAGCTGAGAGCTATGCATCAAAGAATTCAGCAATCCTTTCATTCTTTGATGGTATAGGAATGGGACTTGGATTTACTATTGCTCTATCATGTATAGGTTTTGTAAGAGAGCTTCTTGGTAGCGGTACTATCTTAAAAGGTGTATTGCCCGCAGCATCTTTCCCAAACGGTATAGTAGCTATCCCTGAGGGATTTAGAATATCTATTTTTGTACTTGCACCCGGTGCATTCTTTGTGCTTGCATTTCTGTCAGCATTACAGAATTATTTTAAGGCACCAAGTGCTACAAATACGGGTAAAACCTCTGAAATAGCATGTGGTGGCAACTGTGCGGCATGCTTTGGAGAAAGTAAAGTGGAAAATCATAATGCTATAGATAAGGATATAGCAGAAAAAGAACTTGAAGCAAAGAGAAAGAAAGAAGAGGCTGTTGCAAAGGCAAAGGCCGCAAAAGAGAATGCAGCTAATGCAGGGGAGGGTAAATAATGACTCAACTGATTTTACTTTTAATTAGTGCAGCACTGGTAAACAATGTAGTGCTAAGTAGATTTTTGGGACTATGTCCTTTCCTCGGTGTATCAAAAAAGACTGAAACCTCTGTAGGTATGGGTGCAGCGGTTATATTCGTTATCACTCTGTCGAGTATGGCAGCCAGTCTTATTTATACAAATATTTTGATACCACTAAAGTTGGAATATTTACAGACAATAGTATTTATATTGGTTATAGCAGCTTTGGTACAGTTCGTTGAGATGGTTTTAAAGAAGAACATGCCATCACTCTATGAGGCACTTGGTGTATACCTTCCTCTTATTACAACTAACTGTGCAGTTCTTGGTGTAGCACTTGATAATGTTGCAAAAGAATATAACTTTGCACAGAGTTTGGTATATGGTGTTGGTACTGCCAGCGGTTTTGCTTTGGCAATAGTATTGCTTTCAGGTGTGAGAGAGAAGATCGAAAATAATGATATACCTCATACTGTAGAAGGTATGCCTATTGTTTTGATTACAGCAGGTCTTATGGCAATAGCATTTACAGGTTTCTCAGGACTTATTTAGGAGGATAGAATATGAGTGGAGTAATTATTGCAGCAGCAGTAGTTGGTATAGTCGGTATTCTTATTGGTCTCCTACTTGGAGTTGCCAGTGAGAAGTTTAAAGTAGAAGTAGATGAAAAAGAAATAGCAGTTAGAGAAGCGTTGCCCGGAAATAACTGTGGTGGTTGTGGATATCCCGGTTGTGACGGTCTAGCAAAGGCTATTGCAGCAGGAGAAGCTCCTGTAAATAAATGTCCTGTAGGTGGACCTCCGGTAGCAGCCATTATCGGAGAGATAATGGGAGTAAGTGCAGGAGAGGCTGTTAAGCAGGTTGCATTTGTTAAATGTAAGGGAACTTGTGATAAGGCAAAGCAGAACTTTACATATTTTGGAATTACAGATTGTAATTCTGCTATGAATGTTCCGGGTCAGGGCGGTAAAGCCTGCGGCTATGGTTGTATGGGATTTGGTTCATGTGTGAAGGCATGTGAGTTTGATGCTATTCATATAGTAGACGGTATAGCACTGGTAGATAGTGATAAATGTGTGGCTTGTGGTAAATGTGTGGAAGCTTGCCCTAAGAAACTTATTGATCTGGTACCTTATGAGACTTATACTTTTGTACAATGTAATTCTCAGGATAAGGGTAAGGCTGTTAAAGAAGTATGTGAGGTAGGCTGCATTGCATGTACTATGTGTGTAAAGGCATGTGAGAGCGATGCAATACATATGAATGGGAATGTAGCACTTATTGACTATTCAAAATGTATAAATTGTGGAAAGTGTGCTGCAAAGTGTCCAACTAAGGTTATTAAAGTTGTTGATGGAAAGATGGCAATGACAGCATAATATATCTTTAAAAGGGGAGCTTACGAGTGTAAGCTCCTCTTTTTTATTATACTCTTGAGAATTCTGAAAATAATTTCAATATTTATGGTTATATCTTATGATAAAACAGCTATCTTTAGTGTTTCAAGTACAAAAAAACCACCCGGGAAAAGGTGGTTTAATATTTTTAGGGGGGCCGGACAGTTAAACTGTCCGGTATGAGTATGAAAAAGCTTTGTAGTTCCAGTAATTCTGAAACCTGCACTAGCTATTGCTAATGCTCTTATAATATAAAAAATAATTATGTCTATAATATGGAAAAAATATAAAAAAAATATAAAGAAAGAAAATAAAAAATAAAAAAGAAAATATATATGTTTATAAAAAATTTAGGTTACAAAAACACGGATTTTATACAAAAATTTCTGTTTAAAATTCAGAAAAAATGGAATGAAGTCTATAACAAAAATGCATAGGATAATATAACAGTTGCATTAGACATATTTATTAATTTACATTAACATAATAGAATATAATTCTTTAGATTTTAAAATGATAAATACTGTTATACCATTTTGCTTATACAAAAACTGAATTATTGTTTCCATAGCATTGACATAATATATACTAGTGTTTATAATATCCATTAGTCATAAAATAAAGACAGAGATGGAGAGAGTAGTCCTTGACAGAAGTTTTAGCGAGTCGGTGGTGGTGTGAGACCGGTATGGAGCTATGGATGAAGATCACTCCTGAGTCGCAATCTGAAATAATAGTAGGATTTGCCGGTTTCCCCGTTACAGGAGCACATATGATGGTATGTTGTAAAGGTGGTATATAAGTTTTGGCTTGTCCTGTTACAGGGCAGGCTTTTTTTATAGCCATCTTACAAAGAAAGGATTTTTATGTATAAGAAAGTGCCTACAGATCTGAAATTTGTAGAGAGAGAAAGAGAAGTTGAAAAGTTTTGGCGTGAAAACCATATTTTTGAGAAGAGTATTGAGGAGAGAAAAGATGCTCCAACATATATGTTCTATGATGGACCGCCTACAGCAAATGGAAAGCCACATATCGGACATGCATTGACCAGAGTTATCAAGGATATGATTCCAAGATACAGAACCATGAAGGGATACAAAGTTCCAAGAAAAGCAGGTTGGGATACACATGGACTTCCGGTAGAGATAGAAGTGGAAAAAGAGCTTGGAATCAACGGAAAAGAGCAGATAGAAAAGTATGGATTGGCACCATTTATTGAGAAATGTAAAGAATCAGTATGGAAATATAAGGGCATGTGGGAGGAGTTTTCAGATGTTATAGGTTTCTGGGCTGATATGAATGATCCGTATGTTACATATCATGATTCATATATAGAGTCAGAGTGGTGGGCTCTAAAGCAGATCTGGGATAAAGGACTTCTTTATAAGGGATTTAAGGTAGTACCATATTGTCCTAGATGTGGGACACCTCTTTCAAGCCATGAGGTAGCACAAGGATATAAGGATGTAAAAGAAAGATCAGCTATTGTAAGATTTAAGAAAAAGGATGAGGATGTTTATTTCTTAGCTTGGACAACAACACCTTGGACTTTACCAAGTAATGTGGCTCTTTGTGTAAATCCTGACGAAGATTATGTTAAGGTAAAGCAGAGAGATTATACATATATTCTTGCAAGTGCATTGGTTGAAACTGTTTTAAAAGAGGACTATACTGTACTAGAAACCTATAAGGGTAAGGATCTTGAAGGTATTGAATATGAGCCACTTTGGGGTGGGCTGAATATAAAAAGTAAAGCATGGTTTGTAGTATGTGACAACTATGTTACCTTGACAGATGGTACAGGTATAGTACATATCGCACCGGCATTTGGTGAGGATGACTCTAGGATAGGTAGAAACTACGATCTTCCATTTCTACAGTTTGTAGATGCACAGGGTAATCTCACAAAGGAAACAAAGTGGGAAGGTGTATTTGTAAAGGATGCTGACAAGCTTGTACTAAGAGATCTTGATGAAAACGGAAAGCTATTTGATGCACCCGTATTTGAGCATAGTTACCCACATTGCTGGAGATGTAATACACCGCTTATCTACTATGCAAGAGAATCTTGGTATATTAAGATGACTGCGGTTAAAGAAGATATAATAAGAAATAATAATACTATAAACTGGATTCCTGAGAGTATCGGAAAAGGCAGATTTGGTGACTGGCTTGAGAATATTCAGGACTGGGCAGTATCAAGAAATAGATATTGGGGAACACCTCTTAATGTATGGGTATGTGACTGCGGACATATGCATAGTATAGGAAGTGTTGAAGAGTTAAAGTCTATGTCAAATAACTGTCCTGACAATATAGAACTTCACAGACCATACATTGATGAAGTTACTATTCCATGTCCTGAGTGTGGTAAGGAGATGAGAAGGACTCCTGAAGTACTTGATGCATGGTTTGATTCAGGTTCTATGCCATTTGCACAGCACCACTATCCATTTGAAAATCAGGAGAAGTTTGAAGCACAGTTTCCGGCTGACTTTATTTCAGAGGCGGTAGATCAGACAAGAGGCTGGTTCTATTCACTTCTTGCTATATCTACTCTGATATTTAATAAAGCACCATACAAGAATGTTATTGTAATGGGACATGTGCAAGATGAAGACGGTCAAAAGATGAGTAAGTCAAAGGGAAATGCCGTAGATCCTATGGATGCACTC is a window from the Lachnoanaerobaculum umeaense genome containing:
- the ileS gene encoding isoleucine--tRNA ligase; the protein is MYKKVPTDLKFVEREREVEKFWRENHIFEKSIEERKDAPTYMFYDGPPTANGKPHIGHALTRVIKDMIPRYRTMKGYKVPRKAGWDTHGLPVEIEVEKELGINGKEQIEKYGLAPFIEKCKESVWKYKGMWEEFSDVIGFWADMNDPYVTYHDSYIESEWWALKQIWDKGLLYKGFKVVPYCPRCGTPLSSHEVAQGYKDVKERSAIVRFKKKDEDVYFLAWTTTPWTLPSNVALCVNPDEDYVKVKQRDYTYILASALVETVLKEDYTVLETYKGKDLEGIEYEPLWGGLNIKSKAWFVVCDNYVTLTDGTGIVHIAPAFGEDDSRIGRNYDLPFLQFVDAQGNLTKETKWEGVFVKDADKLVLRDLDENGKLFDAPVFEHSYPHCWRCNTPLIYYARESWYIKMTAVKEDIIRNNNTINWIPESIGKGRFGDWLENIQDWAVSRNRYWGTPLNVWVCDCGHMHSIGSVEELKSMSNNCPDNIELHRPYIDEVTIPCPECGKEMRRTPEVLDAWFDSGSMPFAQHHYPFENQEKFEAQFPADFISEAVDQTRGWFYSLLAISTLIFNKAPYKNVIVMGHVQDEDGQKMSKSKGNAVDPMDALNKFGADAIRWYFYVNSAPWLPNRFHDKAVEEGQRKFLGTLWNTYAFYVLYADIDSFDPTKYSLEYDRLSVMDKWLLSKLNTLVKTVDDYLNNYKITETARALQSFTDDMSNWYVRRCRERFWAKGMEQDKINAYMTLYTALITLSKIAAPMIPFMTEEIYQNLVRSVDKNAPESIHLTDFPAVNEEFIDKDLEVSMDEVLDIVVLGRAARNSANIKNRQPIGNMYVKAETVLDPFYVEIIEDELNVKAVEFKDDVEEFVSYSFKPQLKTVGPKYGKLLGKIKEALASLDGHTAMNSLNETGSLEFDFDGEKVSLGREDLLIETAKNEDFVTETDNKTTVVLDIRLDEALIEEGFVRELISKVQTMRKEAGFEVVDHILLSQTGNERIAEIIKKNEAVIKNDTLADEIVYNNVEGYTKDWNLNGENTSLGVSKKG